One Streptosporangium becharense genomic window, GCACGCCGCCGGTCGGCGCGCGTTTCCCGTCGTCCACACCCGTCACGTCTCCGCCACCGCGCGGTTCTACGAGCGGCTCGGGTTCGTCCCGCACACCCGGCACCCGGCCACCGGCGAGCCCGGCTTCGTCGGGCTGCGCCGCGGCGCGAACGAGATCGCCGTCTCCGGAGCGAACCCGCCGCCCGACCCCGTGGTTCGTCCCGGGGGCGGCGGGGATCGGCCTGACCTGGCGGTTCATCCCGGGGACGGCGGAGCCCGGATGGAGATGTTCGTCTTCGTCGACGCGCTCGACGCCGTCGTCGAGCGACTCCGCGCCGACGGCGTACCGGTGCTGCGCGAACCCGCGGTCATGCCGTGGGGGGAGCGGGTGGCCTACGTCGCCGACCCCGGCGGCAACCGCGTCGCCGTCGCCTCCCCGGCGGGGGACCGCACGCCGCCCTCACGGCCCGCCTGATCCGGAGGCGCCGGCCCGGCCACGGCGGCTCCCCGGCCACGGCGGCGCGGACGGACACCACGAAGCCCCGGCGGAACATGTTCCGCCGGGGCTTCCGCACGCCTGTCCGTCATACATCCCGGTGCAGGACGTGATTGATGGGAGATCTGCCGTTGACGGATTGTTCCCAGGCGGACCCCGCATGTCCGGCACCGCGCTGTGAAAACCGTGCCGAACCCGCCCTCCACCGGGGGAGTGGCGAAATCCGGTGTGTCGCCGGCCGTCACCGGAACACGTTGACCCTGGGTGTCGACGCGCATGCCCCGTGCACTCACGACACCCGTCAGGAAACGAGGTCATGCCCGGGGGTAAAATGCGTTTCGAGCAAACTCTCAGGCCAATCCGTCGTATCACAAATACATTAAGGAGTCCTTTAGCGACTATCTGCGAGGCGGTCGAGGTCAGGCGGCGAATTCATGGAGGCCGGGGTGCGGGAGAAACCGCTCTCCCGGTGGCGTGCCGGGCGGAGGACGGGCGGTGAACGGCCGCACGCCGACCGGGCGCCGGTCGGAGACGGGGGCCGGGAGCCGACCGGATGCCGGCCGGTCGCGAGAGCGGGCGCCGACCGGTCGCGAGAGCGGGGGACCGCGGGTCGCGCACCCTCACGCCGGATCTCGGGGCGGAATCCTCGGGAGTGGTCTGGAGGACACCGACGAAGCGTTGACAGCGGCGCGTGTGACGAAGGAGTTGAATTGACCACCAAGGCAGCGAACCCGACGACAGCGAACCCGACGACAGCCGGCCTGACGGCAGCGAACCCGACGACAGCCGGTCAGAGCGGCACCGACGTCCCGCGACCCGTCTCGCCGAAGGCACCCGGCGGTTCCGCCGGGCCCGTCCGGCGCGGGTGCCCCGGCGGCCCGGTGGCCCGTGTCCCGGTCGCCGCCCTGCGGGAGGCCGACTCGCCCCGCCTGGGCGGCCTCGACCGGGGTCACCTCCGGGTCCTGGCCGAGAAGGTCGACGAACTGCCGCCGATCGTCGTGCACCGCCCCACGATGAAGGTCGTCGACGGCATGCACCGGCTGCACGCGGCGCGGCTGAGCAACCGCGAGACCGTCGAGGTGACCTACTTCGAGGGGTCGGAGAAGGAAGCCTTCGTGCTGGCGGTCGAGGCCAACGTCAAGCACGGCTTACCCCTCTCCCTGCCCGACCGCAAGGAGTCGGCGAGGAGGATCCTGCGTAACTTCCCCGAGTGGTCCGACCGGGCGATCGCCGCCAGGGTCGGGCTGTCGAACAAGACCGTCGGGGCGTTGCGCCGGGACTCCGCCGCGCACACCGCCCAGCCCGCCGTCCGGGTCGGCCGCGACGGCCGGGTCCGGCCGCTGAGCCCCGCCGAGGGCCGGTTACGGGCCTGCCACATCCTCTCCCGGAAGCCGGACGCCCCGCTGCGTGAGATCGCCGAGTCGGCCGGCATCTCCGTCGAGACGGCACGGAACGTCCGCGAACGGCTGAGCAGGGGGGAGAGCCCGCTGCCGGGCGGCGAGACGCCCGGCGAACCGGGACCGCGTCCCGGCAGACCGGCCACGGGGTCGCAGCCGGTGGACCTCGGCGCCGCCCTCGACGCCCTCAAGAGAGACCCCGCCGTCAGGTACACCAGCGAGGGGCGGGCCATGGTCCGCTGGCTGGAAGGCCGGATCATCCGCGGGCGTGAGGCGGACCTGGTGATGCGGGCTCCCGCGCACCAGGCCACGAAGATAGCCGCCATGGCGCGCGCCGTCGCGGCCCGCTGGAACGAGATCGCGGCGCGGCTGGAGTGCCGGGCGACCGGTGACGCCTTCCCGGCCTCGTGACACCGCACGCGCGCGCCGTGCCGTCGCGTCCGCATGCCCTGCCGCCGGGATCGCTTCCGGTCGGCCGGGGCCGCGGGTGAGACGCGGCGCCGGGCCGGCCTCCGCTCCGCCGGAGATCGGAGATCCGGCGGGGCCCGGTGAGCCCCGGCGTCCCTCCGGCTGAGCACCGGGGGGCACCGAGGAGCACCGGAGGTACCGAGGAGCACGGCTGAGCACCGGAGGTACCGAGGAGCACCGAAGGCACCGAGGAGCACCGGCCGGCCCGGTGAGCGCGGGGGTGACCGTCAGGTCTCGTCGGGGATCTCGGGGCGGTCGATGACCCGCAGCCACGTGCCGTCCGGCTGCCGGCGTACGACCTGAACCCGGCCGCCCGTGCCGTCGGAGGCGCGGGTGGAGGTCAGGGCCAGGTCGCCGTAGTGGACCGTCGGCAGCGGCTCCTCCACCGGGAACGGCAGGGGGATGTGCTCGACCATCTGCTTGAGCACGGCGTGGATCGCCTCCCGGCCGACGGTCGTCTCTCCCGGCGGATAGGCGAGCACCGCGTCGGGTGCGTAGAGCTCCGCCAGCCCGTCGGCGTCACGGGCGTTGGCCCGCTCCACGAACAGCCGGGTCAGGTCCTCGGGCGTGGTGGCGCGTTCACGGATTTCCGTCATGGTCGAATCCTCTCTTTCATTCAACTGTGGAGCAGTGGAAGCCGGAACTCCAATAGGCAGTGCTGATCGCTGTCAGAAGCACGGTTTATGAGTTGGATTTTCCGCAGGGCCGATGAATCGTTGAACCAGCGGATGCCGGGCCATATCGGCGAACCACCGGGCCCCGGGCAGTCGGGTGCCGGAACCGTTTTCCGGCCTTTCTTCACCTGCCACCCGTGACCCGGTTCCCGCCGCTCAGCGCGCGGCGCCGACGGGCTCCTCCACCTTCTCCTTCCGCGTCCGGTGTTCCTCCCGGTCTCGGGGGACCATCGCCAGGCACGCGACCGAACCGATCACCAGCACCCCGGCCAGGAGCAGCAGCGTCGTACCGGCGGCGTGCGCCAGCGCTTCGTGGAAGGTCCGGGCGGCCAGGTCCGCGAGCCCGTCTCCGACCGCCGGCGGCGCCGCGCCGAAGCCCTCGGACGAGGTGCCCGCCCGGCTCACCCCGTCGACGAACTCCTGCCGCGACCCGGGTGGCAGGTCCGCCGCCGCCGCGGTGGCCGAGGAACGCAGCGAGTCCGACAGCCGGGCCTGCAACAGCACGCTCACCGCGGCGATGCCGACGACGCTGCCGACCTGCCGGACGGCGTTGTACGTGCCGGACGCGGCACCCATCAACCCGGGCGGCATGCCGCTCATCGCGACGTTGGCCATCGGCGCGAAGGCGGATCCGGCTCCCGTGCCGCACACCAGCAGTGCGAGGGCCACCACCCACGGGTTCGCGTCCGGCCGCGTCACCGCCGCGACCGCCCCGATTCCCCCGGCGAACATCAGGAACCCGGTCAGGACCACCCACTTACCGCTGATCCGGTCGGAGAGGGTGCCCGCGACCGGGCCGGCGATCCCGCCGGACACCGCCATCGGCACCATGAGCAGCCCGGCCTGCTGCGGTGACAGTTGCAACGCCGACTGCAGGAAGAGGGTCACCGGCAGGTAGAGGCCGGTCAGTGCGAAACCGATCGAGGCGGCGGCGACGGTGGCCGCGCTGAAGTTGCGCCGCCGGAACAGCGTGAGCGGCATCAACGGCTCCCGGGGGTTGTACCGCTGCCACCCGACGAACGCGACCAGCAACAACACGCCGGTGACGATGACCCCGGTGACGGTGACCGGCCCGAAGACCGTGCCCCAGCCGTAGTGCTGGCCGTTCTGCAGGCCGAACACCAGCGCGAGCAGGCCCAGCCCGGACAGCAGCGTGCCCACGACGTCGAACCGCCGGTTGTGCCGCGGTTGCCCGCCCGGCACCAGCCGCACCGTCAGGACCAGCCCGAGCAGGCCGATCGGCACGTTGACCAGGAAGATCCACTGCCAGCCGGCGGTACCGACCAGGAGCCCGCCCAGCAGCGGGCCGACCGTGGTGGCCACACCGGCGACGGCGCCCCACGCACCCAACGCCGCGCCACGCCGGTTGTCGGGGAACAGGGTGGTGATGAAGGCCATCGTCTGCGGCGCCATCACCGCGGCGCCGACGCCCTGGAGGGCACGGGCGGCGATGAGCGTCTCCACGCCGCCGGAGACCCCGCACCACAGCGACGCCGCGGTGAAGATCGCCATACCGGTGAGGAACACCGGTTTGCGGCCCAGCCGGTCACCGAGCCTGCCGGCCACCAGGAGCGGCACGGCGTAGGTGAGCAGGTAGACGCTGTTGACCCAGGTGATCTGGTTCAGATCGGCGTTCAGGTCGATCAGCATGCCGGGGATCGCGACGTTCACGATGGTGGTGTCCATCATGATCAGGAAGAACCCGATGCAGAGCGCCGACAGGGCGGCCCACGGGTTCACGTCTCTGCTTGAGGGAGTCATGTCGTCATTCACTTCTGCTTGTCTGCGGGAGAAGTCATCGGTCGTCGCAGGCGCGGCTCCTTTCGTGGCGGTTCTCTCCGGTTCCTGCGGGCTCCCACCGGCCGGGCCCTTCTCACGGGCCCGGCCCCTCCCGGTCGATCAGCGGTGCTTTCCGCCGGTGCTCCCCACGGAGGGCGTCCCGCCCGGGGGCTCGATGTTCTGGTTGCGCCGGAAGAGGTTCGCCAGGTCGTAGACCGCCTTGAGCGAGACCAGCCTGTCCAGGACGGCCTTCTCGTAGAGCTCGGTCCGGAAGTCGCCCGGGGCCCGCTCGCCGTACACGAAGTTCAGCGACCGCCCGAGCGTCCACGGTGAGACGGCGTCGTAGAGCCGCTCGTGCGCCGCGCGCACGTCCGCGAGCTCATGGCCGTCGAGTGAGGACAGCACCCGCAGGATGTACCGCGCCTCCCGGAAGGACACCGCGTTCGGTACCGCGGGGGGACGGGAGAGGGCACCGCCGAGGTGACGCAGGTCGACGATGCACGGCACCGGCGCGTCCGCGCCCGCCAGCTCACGGACCGCGTCCAGCACGGCCGGGTCCAGCTCGCTCAGCAGCACGCTGTTGCCGTCGTAGGCGTGCGCGAAGTCCGGCTCCCGGTAGATCGACCCCGCCTCGCGGTAGGGCAGCTCACCGACCTCGTCGAGCAGTGGCGGGGCGACGTCCCGCCACGGCCGCACCAGGGCGGGGCCCCCGGTGAGGTCGGTGGTGGCGAAGCGCACGTGCACCACGTGCCTGCCGCGCAGCGGCTCGGGGAACACCGGGATCGGCGGGTAGCCGATCATCCCCAGCGACGCGGTCATCGTCTCGGGGACCCGGGCGGTCCACTCGCGGAAGAAGTCCAGGAGCGCCGCGGCGTGCTCGGAACCGAAGAACATCCCGCCGCCGTGGATGCGCTCGACCGGCTGGAGGTCGATCTCCAGGCTGGTCACCACCCCGAAGTTGTCCCGCCCACCGCGCAGGGCCCAGAACAGGTCGGGGTCGCTGTCGGCCGTCACGTGCCGCAGCTCGCCGTCGGCGGTGACGACGTCGAGGGAACGCACGTGGTCGGCGGCGTAACCGAACTCGCGGGCGAGCAGGCCCATGCCGCCGGCGAGGGTGTAGCCGACCACGCCCACGTGCCCGGCGGAACCGCTCGGCGGGACCAGCCCGTGCGGCTCGGCCCGCTCGACCACCTGGGCCCAGCGCGCTCCCGCCTCGATCCGCGCGTACCCACCCCGCGGGTCGACGGTGACGCCGGACATCCGCCCGGTGGTGATCAGCACGCCGCCCTCGTCGAGGACCGTCACCCCGTGCCCGGTGGACTGGACCGCGACCGCCGTCCCGTGCTCGGCGGCGAACCGCACCGCCGCGCGCACGTCCTCGGCGCCGGTCGCGCCGACGACCACCGCGGGCCGGTGGCGGAAACCGGTCTGGAAACCGCTGAGCTCCTCCTCGTAGCCGTCCCGCCCGGGAAGGAACAGCGGGCCGCGCACCTGCTTCTCCAGATCGGAGAAATCATTCCGTGTGCTGTCAGAAGCCATCTGCAACAGTCCTTCACTCGCCGTTATCGGGCCTGTGTGCGCGGCCGGGCCCCCAATTCCTCCGTCCCATCCTGGGCGGGTTCGGATCGTACGTCCAAGACCCGGCCTTTCTCGCTGGCAGAACCCGTTGTTATGACGCCGTTTCAGCTGGGGGTACGAGGTCGCCGTTCCCGTAGAACACGGTCGTATTCACCGGTTCGGCGAATACACCGGAAGAAGTGCGTTTTCCCAGGCCGCGAGCGTGGCATTTCGGATATCGCATATCGGATATCGCGCTGTATTCCCGATCCGGTCGGGGCTCAGGAGACGTCCGGCTCCTCACGGGCCGGTGTGCCCGCCAGCGCGATCCGGGCGTGGTCGATGAAGACCCGGGCCGCCGGGCCGACGGGCCCCTCGGCCCGCCAGGCGAGTGCCATGCGTCCGTGCAGCCGGGGCCGAGTGACGGTGATCGCGTGCAGTTCCCCGGGATACCCGGCGGCGATGGACGCCGGGAGGACCGCCGGCCCCAGACCGCGGACCGCCAGCTGGGTGAGGACGGCGGGATCGCTGACCTCGAAGGCGACCCGGGGCTCGAAGCCGGCGGCGGCGCACGCCTCGTCCAGGCAGGCCCGCATGCCGGTGCCCCGGGGAAGGCTGATCAGCGCCCGGTCGCGGAGGGCGTCGATGGTGACGGTGGAGCACTTGGCCATCTGGTCGCTGTGGCTGACCGCGATGACGAGCGGTTCGTCGACGATGACCTGCAGCTCGACGTTCGGGGGGTCCACGGCCGTCACGGCGACGATCGCCACGTCGAACCGCCCGCTTCTGACGCCGTCCAGCAACTGGTCGGAGTTCTCCTCGGAGAGGGTGATCTCCACCGCGGGATAGTCCTTGTGGAAGTCCGCCAGCAGCGTGGGCAGGTCGACCGACGAGCACGAGCGCACCATGCCCATGGAGACGCGTCCGCGGATCAGACCGGTGAACTCGTCGACGACGAGGCGCACCCCGGCGACCCCGTCCAGCACGGCGCGGGCGTGGGCCAGCACCGCGGTCCCCACCTCGGTGAGCCGCACCGTGCGGCCCGTGCGGTCGAGCAGTTCCTGGCCGAGTTCCCGCTCCAGCCGGCGGATCTGCGCGCTCACGCCGGGCTGGGCCACGTACAGTCGCGCGGCGGCCCTGGTGAAACTCGCCTCTTCCGCCACGGCCACGAAGTACTCCAGCTGACGCAGCTCCATGATTGACCATGCTAGTGACGCGGTCGCCGGCCGGGCGGCGGACGGCGACCCGGTGCGGTCGCGCGCCAGGACACCCGTTCGCTCGTTCCCGCGGCCGGCCCTCCGGTCAGGTGGACGGACCGGCCGGCGTCCGGCCTCCCGGTCACCGTGTCCGGCCGGCGTGACGCCCTCCGGCGGTCGGTGAGATCCGCGAAGCCCCGCGGCATCGGCGACACCGTGAGCCGGTGATGATCAACAAGGCTGTTACCATGACGACGATGGCAGCCAACCCTTCTACGCGTTCCGCGGTCTCCCTGCACGGCCTGGCCCTCGGCGACGCCTTCGGCTCCCAGTTCTTCGCCCTGGCCAACTACCGGTCGTTCCCCGACCGGACGCCCCCGGCGGGCCCGTGGGAGTGGACCGACGACACCCAGATGGCGTGTTGCGTCCACCGTGTCCTGGCCGACCACGGTGTCATCGACCAGGACAGGCTCGCCGCGAGCTTCGCGGCCCGTTACGAACCCCACCGCGGATACGGCGCGGCCATGGTCCGGATGCTCCCCCTCGTGCACGGGGGCGGCGACTGGCGGGCGCTCTCGGCCGAGTTGTTCGAGGGCAGGGGTTCGTGGGGCAACGGGGCCGCGATGCGGGTGGCGCCGCTCGGCGCCTGGTTCGCCGACGATCTCACCGAGGTCGTCCGGCAGGCCGTCCTGTCGGCGGAGGTCACCCACGCCCACCCCGAGGGGGTCGCCGGCGCCGTGGCCGTGGCCGTCGCCGCGGCGACGGTCGCCACGGAACCCGGGCTCCCTGCGGAGGGATTCCTCGACAGGATCGCCGAGCACGTGCCCCCCGGCATGGTCCGCGACGGCATCGCCGAGGCCCGGCGGCTGCTCGCCGTCGACGACCCCGGCCTCGCCGCCCGCACGCTGGGGAACGGCAGCCGGATCAGCGCGCAGGACACCGTCCCCTTCACGCTCTGGGTCACCGCCCGCGAACGCCACGACTTCGAGGCGGCCATGTGGACCACCGCGGCGGTCGGCGGCGACATCGACACCACCTGCGCCATCGTCGGCGGCATCATCGCCTCCTCGGGGCACGCCGACCGGCTGCCCGCGGAGTGGAGAAGAAGATGCGAGCCGCTGCCGGACTGGGCGGGCGTCCCGCCGCTCGACCGCTGACCGGACCTCCCCTACGACGCCGTACCGGGCGCCTCGTCCGGTGAGTGCGGCGTGACGCCGAGCGCCCGGCAGTAGAAGGCGAGCTCGTCGACGTCGTGCTCGATGAGCGCGGTCAGGGTGGTGCCGCCGCCGTGCCCGGAGGCGTGGAGCGGCAGCAGGAGGTAGGGCCCGCCCAGCTTGGCCTCGGCCTGGAGCCGGGCGACCATCTTGAGCGGGTCGTACGGCGGTGCCATCCGGTCGTTCATCGCCGACGCGAACATCATCACGGGATAGCGGCCGTCGGCCCGGACGTTGTGGTACGGCGAGTACCCGGCCAGGTACGGGCCCTCGACCGGGTCGTCGGGCGAGCCGTACTCGACGGTCGCCGAGCTCAGGTGACTGAACGTCGGGAAGCGCATCATGTCGAGGACGGCCGCGCGGCAGTACACGGCCCCGAACGCGTCGGGTGCCTGCACGGCGGTGGTGGCGACGAGCAGGCCGCCGTTGCTGTTGCCGCGCGAGACGAGCTTGGACGGTGTCGTGTAACCCGCCGAGACGAGCCAGCGCGCCGCGGCGACGTAGTCGTCGAAGGCGTTCTGCCGCCGCGTCTTGCAGGCCGCCTCGTGCCAGGCGCGGCCGTACTCGCCGCCGCCCCGCACGTTCGCGAAGGCGAGCACGCCGCCCAGCTCCAGCCAGGCGGCGTTGAGCGCCGCGAAGCGCGGCTCCAGCGGGATGTTGAAGCCGCCGTAGCCGTTCAGCCGCACGGGGCGGCGCCCGTCGCGGGGCAGGTCCTTGTGGTGGACGACGAACATCGACACCGGCGTGCCGTCGGACGACTCGTACCAGACCTGGTCCGTCACGTACTCCGACGCGTCGAGCCCGATGTCGGGCACGTGGTACGGCGACAGGCGGTCGTTCGCGTAGTCGTAGCGGTAGACCGACGGCGGTTGCACGTACGACATGAAGCTCACCCACACCTCGTCGCCGCTCCAGGAGCCGCCGATGCCGCTGATGGTGCCGTCGCCCTCGTTGCGGCTTACCGAGCCGAGCGCGGGCAGCACCAGTTCGCGCAGGTGGGTGCCGTCCTCGGCGTGGATCTGCACACGGTGCGACGCCGCACGGGAGTAGACGGCGTAGAGCCGTCCGCCGACCCCGGTGACGGTCTGCAGGGTGTCGGAGTTCTCTGGGATGAGCGTCCGCCACTCGGTCGGCGCGCTCAGCGACGCCACGCACAGCCGGCCGCGCGGCGCGTCGAGGTTGGTCTGGACGAGCACCGAGTCGCCGATCACCTGCACCTGGTTGACGGACCGCATGTCGGGGGCGACCGGCAGGAGCGCGTCGTCGGCGAGGCGCAGCAGGTGGACGACGTTGGCGTGCACGTAGTCCCACTTGTACAGCACGGCGAAGCGACCGCACTCGGTGACCTTCACCGAGCACCAGTACTCCTTGTCGTGGTCGTCGCCGAAGACCCGGCGGGCCGGCGCGTCCGACCCGAGCCGGTGCTCGTAGACGGCGTTCCAGTGCGCCTCGTCGCCCGGGGGCACCTCGCCCGGCTCCGGGCACGCCGTGTAGAAGAACCCGGACGAGTCGGGACGCCAGGCCACCGACATGTGGTTCGTGCCGCGGGGCCGGTCGGGCAGCAGCCGCCCCGTCTCGACGTCCAGCACGTGGATCACCGCGTCGTGGGTGCTGCCGACGGACTTCCCGAAGGCGACCAGTGCGCCGTCGGGTGACGGCACGGCGAACACCAGCGCCTCGTCGCTCGCCCAGGTGTTGGGGTCGAGCACCGTCTCAAGCGGTGCGTCCTCGCCGCGCCGCAGCAGGAACGCGAGTTTCTCGTCGTCGGCGTCCGCCTGCCACAGGAACTCGTGTCCCGGCGGTCCGGCGGGGATCGGTGGCGACAGCCGCGCGTGACGCGTCGCCCGGGTCACCGCCTCCCGCAGCCGGTCGCGGCCCGGCACCGCGTCCAGCACGGCACGCGTGACCGCTTCCTGCGCGGCGATCCACGCCCGGGTCTCCGTGTCGTCGAGCCGTTCCATCCAGGCGTAGGGGTCGTCGAACCGCCTGCCGTGCATCGTGTACCCGCTGTCCGGGTCGATCCGCGCCACGGGGGCTTCCAGGGGCAGGTCGAATGTGCTCATCGAGTGATCCTCCGTCGGTCGCCGGGCACGGGCGCGACCGCGCGCGGTTCACCGATCCCCGCCCTCACCGCGGACGGCGGGCACGCGCCACGGACGACGCCCGCAGCCGCGTTCGGAATCGGTGCCGCGGCTGTCGCTGTCCACGTGCCGTCACCACAATCGTGCCGATATCCAAGCACATACAACCATTTGAGATTATCAATTTTCAAAGGAAATCCAGTCACACTTCGGCCTGGGCGGGAGGTCCGGGGTGTCGCGTTGCGGGACGCGCCGGCTCGGGCCGCCGTCGTCGGTGCGCGACCCGCCGGCCGTGGTCCTCGCCGGCCCGGCGGCTCCGTCGCGCCGGCCCGGGACGAGGGGAACATGAACCCCGATGCCCGGCCGCGGGCCCCGTCGCGCCGCGGGACCGGTGACGACGTCGCCGGGCAAGGTGGACGCCGCCTCGTGCGGCGAGTTCCGGCCTTGAGCTGATCGGCGATACATATGATTAGGTATTGACAAATTTTCGCTAGCCTACATCATTATTATCCGATGGTGGACCGTTGGAGCGCCGGTGAGTGGCTATCGAGAAGGAGTGCGCATGCACGCGGTTGGGACACGACTCGATGCCGGGACCGACCAGCGTTCGGGGCTCCTCGGCCGCGGAGGCGGCCCGCGGAGGAAA contains:
- a CDS encoding MFS transporter, translating into MNDDMTPSSRDVNPWAALSALCIGFFLIMMDTTIVNVAIPGMLIDLNADLNQITWVNSVYLLTYAVPLLVAGRLGDRLGRKPVFLTGMAIFTAASLWCGVSGGVETLIAARALQGVGAAVMAPQTMAFITTLFPDNRRGAALGAWGAVAGVATTVGPLLGGLLVGTAGWQWIFLVNVPIGLLGLVLTVRLVPGGQPRHNRRFDVVGTLLSGLGLLALVFGLQNGQHYGWGTVFGPVTVTGVIVTGVLLLVAFVGWQRYNPREPLMPLTLFRRRNFSAATVAAASIGFALTGLYLPVTLFLQSALQLSPQQAGLLMVPMAVSGGIAGPVAGTLSDRISGKWVVLTGFLMFAGGIGAVAAVTRPDANPWVVALALLVCGTGAGSAFAPMANVAMSGMPPGLMGAASGTYNAVRQVGSVVGIAAVSVLLQARLSDSLRSSATAAAADLPPGSRQEFVDGVSRAGTSSEGFGAAPPAVGDGLADLAARTFHEALAHAAGTTLLLLAGVLVIGSVACLAMVPRDREEHRTRKEKVEEPVGAAR
- a CDS encoding YybH family protein, producing MTEIRERATTPEDLTRLFVERANARDADGLAELYAPDAVLAYPPGETTVGREAIHAVLKQMVEHIPLPFPVEEPLPTVHYGDLALTSTRASDGTGGRVQVVRRQPDGTWLRVIDRPEIPDET
- a CDS encoding LysR family transcriptional regulator: MELRQLEYFVAVAEEASFTRAAARLYVAQPGVSAQIRRLERELGQELLDRTGRTVRLTEVGTAVLAHARAVLDGVAGVRLVVDEFTGLIRGRVSMGMVRSCSSVDLPTLLADFHKDYPAVEITLSEENSDQLLDGVRSGRFDVAIVAVTAVDPPNVELQVIVDEPLVIAVSHSDQMAKCSTVTIDALRDRALISLPRGTGMRACLDEACAAAGFEPRVAFEVSDPAVLTQLAVRGLGPAVLPASIAAGYPGELHAITVTRPRLHGRMALAWRAEGPVGPAARVFIDHARIALAGTPAREEPDVS
- a CDS encoding FAD-binding oxidoreductase, translated to MASDSTRNDFSDLEKQVRGPLFLPGRDGYEEELSGFQTGFRHRPAVVVGATGAEDVRAAVRFAAEHGTAVAVQSTGHGVTVLDEGGVLITTGRMSGVTVDPRGGYARIEAGARWAQVVERAEPHGLVPPSGSAGHVGVVGYTLAGGMGLLAREFGYAADHVRSLDVVTADGELRHVTADSDPDLFWALRGGRDNFGVVTSLEIDLQPVERIHGGGMFFGSEHAAALLDFFREWTARVPETMTASLGMIGYPPIPVFPEPLRGRHVVHVRFATTDLTGGPALVRPWRDVAPPLLDEVGELPYREAGSIYREPDFAHAYDGNSVLLSELDPAVLDAVRELAGADAPVPCIVDLRHLGGALSRPPAVPNAVSFREARYILRVLSSLDGHELADVRAAHERLYDAVSPWTLGRSLNFVYGERAPGDFRTELYEKAVLDRLVSLKAVYDLANLFRRNQNIEPPGGTPSVGSTGGKHR
- a CDS encoding prolyl oligopeptidase family serine peptidase; its protein translation is MSTFDLPLEAPVARIDPDSGYTMHGRRFDDPYAWMERLDDTETRAWIAAQEAVTRAVLDAVPGRDRLREAVTRATRHARLSPPIPAGPPGHEFLWQADADDEKLAFLLRRGEDAPLETVLDPNTWASDEALVFAVPSPDGALVAFGKSVGSTHDAVIHVLDVETGRLLPDRPRGTNHMSVAWRPDSSGFFYTACPEPGEVPPGDEAHWNAVYEHRLGSDAPARRVFGDDHDKEYWCSVKVTECGRFAVLYKWDYVHANVVHLLRLADDALLPVAPDMRSVNQVQVIGDSVLVQTNLDAPRGRLCVASLSAPTEWRTLIPENSDTLQTVTGVGGRLYAVYSRAASHRVQIHAEDGTHLRELVLPALGSVSRNEGDGTISGIGGSWSGDEVWVSFMSYVQPPSVYRYDYANDRLSPYHVPDIGLDASEYVTDQVWYESSDGTPVSMFVVHHKDLPRDGRRPVRLNGYGGFNIPLEPRFAALNAAWLELGGVLAFANVRGGGEYGRAWHEAACKTRRQNAFDDYVAAARWLVSAGYTTPSKLVSRGNSNGGLLVATTAVQAPDAFGAVYCRAAVLDMMRFPTFSHLSSATVEYGSPDDPVEGPYLAGYSPYHNVRADGRYPVMMFASAMNDRMAPPYDPLKMVARLQAEAKLGGPYLLLPLHASGHGGGTTLTALIEHDVDELAFYCRALGVTPHSPDEAPGTAS
- a CDS encoding ParB/RepB/Spo0J family partition protein, encoding MTTKAANPTTANPTTAGLTAANPTTAGQSGTDVPRPVSPKAPGGSAGPVRRGCPGGPVARVPVAALREADSPRLGGLDRGHLRVLAEKVDELPPIVVHRPTMKVVDGMHRLHAARLSNRETVEVTYFEGSEKEAFVLAVEANVKHGLPLSLPDRKESARRILRNFPEWSDRAIAARVGLSNKTVGALRRDSAAHTAQPAVRVGRDGRVRPLSPAEGRLRACHILSRKPDAPLREIAESAGISVETARNVRERLSRGESPLPGGETPGEPGPRPGRPATGSQPVDLGAALDALKRDPAVRYTSEGRAMVRWLEGRIIRGREADLVMRAPAHQATKIAAMARAVAARWNEIAARLECRATGDAFPAS
- a CDS encoding VOC family protein: MERPGEHAAGRRAFPVVHTRHVSATARFYERLGFVPHTRHPATGEPGFVGLRRGANEIAVSGANPPPDPVVRPGGGGDRPDLAVHPGDGGARMEMFVFVDALDAVVERLRADGVPVLREPAVMPWGERVAYVADPGGNRVAVASPAGDRTPPSRPA
- a CDS encoding ADP-ribosylglycohydrolase family protein: MAANPSTRSAVSLHGLALGDAFGSQFFALANYRSFPDRTPPAGPWEWTDDTQMACCVHRVLADHGVIDQDRLAASFAARYEPHRGYGAAMVRMLPLVHGGGDWRALSAELFEGRGSWGNGAAMRVAPLGAWFADDLTEVVRQAVLSAEVTHAHPEGVAGAVAVAVAAATVATEPGLPAEGFLDRIAEHVPPGMVRDGIAEARRLLAVDDPGLAARTLGNGSRISAQDTVPFTLWVTARERHDFEAAMWTTAAVGGDIDTTCAIVGGIIASSGHADRLPAEWRRRCEPLPDWAGVPPLDR